AGAACCTCACCATGATAATTTTTGACCCATTGAATCCGGGGCAGCTTGATTGGGCTGAGAAGCAATATCGCCAACTTCTTGGCAGCGGACAGGTTATGCCGATGTTTACGCGAATTAAACAGGAAAATGGTTGGGACCATCTGAATGATCTGCGCGAGAAATTTAACGGGAAAGTATTCAAAGTCAATGAGCAAATTATTTCCCGCTTCCAGATTAAAAACACTCCAGTGTTGATTTCAACTGAAAAAGATAAATTCCGGATAACGCAATTCAGTGAAGCTGAAATACGTGGTGTTGGAGAAAAAATCTCGGCAGAGGAGAACTGATATGAAGATCGGATTTATTTTAGGGGCGCTGCTGGCCACATGGCTGACTCTGAATTACCCGGACCTGATGAGAGAGTATTTCAACAAAGTGGTTACGTATATGGAAAGCGTGACAACATTCATTACTAAATAGTGAGCGTGCCGGTGAAGAAGCTAAAAAAGTTACTTTTGGAAATTTTGGTTGCTGTCATGCTGTCATTTTCCCTGCCTGCAATGACCATGGCCGCAGATACCGGCGTCCCGGGAGCAATGTGCCAGTCAGCTGGTGTGTGGCAGGGACTAATCAAAAATATCTGCTGGAGTTGCATCTTCCCGATGCGGATCATGGGAATTGGTGCGGCACCTGAAGGTGCCGCACCCTCACGCCCCGGCTGCTATTGCACAGACCAAAATGGGATACCAGAAATCGGATGGCAGTTAAGTTTTTTCCAGCCAGTTAAAATCGTAGAAGTAGTGAAAAGCCCATGGTGCAGCCCATTTTTGGAGGGAACCATGTTGCAAAAATCACAGTTCGATATTGGCAAGAGCAATACTAACCAGCCTATGACTGCTACAGAAGCCGGATTCTACGACGTACATCTCTGGGAATTCCCGATCATGACAATGTTGAAATTGCTGATAATCGGTGAATGTACAGCAGAACCTTATATTGATGCCAGTCTGACGTATATCAGCGAAGTTGATCCAATGTGGGAAAGTGATCTGTTGACGCTCGTGCTGAACCCCGAAGCTGTGGTATTTGCAAACCCTATTGCCTCAATGGTATGTGCTGCTGACTGCGTGGCAGTGACTGCCGGAAAGGATAATTTGGCTGCCTATTTTTGTGCCGGTTGTGATGGTAACTTGTACCCGCTTACAGGGCACGTCTATGCGAATGATGATGCCGTCAGAACCAGTTCCCTTATTACACAACGACTACTAACTAAGTTACATCGGCAAGGAATGCTAATGAGAACAATGGGAGCAGATGCAATGTGTGAGAAAACATGGGAATACTTCACTCCTCGTTCACAATATAGACTTTCAATGCTTTACCCAACGCCAGAAGCTAAAGGGCCTGATTGCTGCCATAGGCTTGGTGACTCCGTACATGATTGGTCAACGCTGAAAGGTGGACGAAAGAAAATAGGCATAGATAATTATGTCTATATGCTATGGAGATATAATGACTGTTGCGTGCGTTTTAATCCCGGCGCTTAATTGCAGGAGGCTTTTAATATGAAAACTAGGAAATTAATTGCTTCAACAATTATTGCGTCTATGCTCGCAAATACTATGAGTTGGGCATTTTACGTTTCGCTCATTAACATGGTTATGACACCAAAAATATACGCAGCTGATGCGATATTTGATCAGTTGGAAAACAATTTTGACCTTGCGAACCCCAACGCAAATCGAAATGCAACAACAAGTGCTCAGGATATTGTAGAGAAGTACAAGAATGCTGATTCCGGGGAAAACCTGAGCGGAAAAATATCAGATAAATATGTAGGTAAAGCAGATTCAATAAACTTAGACGTTGGGAAGTACGGGGCGCTGAACTCAAACGAAAGTGTTATGAGTAATGCTGCATCTGACGGCAAGTCGATCGGTAAGACCGTACAGTTACCGAGCATGACGGGCGGTACGATCAACTCTAATTATACGAAAGAGGGGGCAAAGTTACTTTCCAGAGACAGTAGCGGTAACATTGGTATAAGTAACAACACGAATACAACGGCAGGAACCAAAACCAGTACAGGAGAGCTATTCAGCTCAGAGCAGAAGCACAGTGATATTCAGTTTAATTCCGGTGGCCGGTATGGAGATGAGGATGGATTCATCAATGACATCAAAAATCGAAAAAGTCAGCTGTTTGAAGCGCAGAGTTACGATGGGGTTGCCTACCGTACACTGGTGAATGCAAATAAAGACAACCCAGCATCTAATATTAAACCTAACGACCCTATGTTCAATGCTGGCCGAAATGAAATTGGTAATGCTGTAGCCGGTACAGGCAACTGGCTACAGAGTTGCAATACGGAAACAAAAAAACAAACTATTACTACACACTATCCAGATTATAAAGAGTTTTACTGCAACTCACCCAAGAAAGATAACTTTAATAGTTGCACAATAACTCGTGATTTTTCCGTACCTGTTTATATCTCAGGTGGTAATGGTGATATGTCTATGTGCGGGGATAATTGTGTGAGGGTCTGGTTCGGCAGAAGAGACGACAACTATTGGAACGATGGAGTATATGACAACTCATTAACCTTAAAATTTCATCCTGATGCAAAGCTTGCAACTGCGAAAATAATTAATGCAGAGTGGGATGATCATATGAGGGTCACGCTTGATGGAACGCAGATTTTTGCTCACATAGATGGAGAATATAGAAGTAGCAATTATCCATCACCACAAGGGCCATGGGAGCTGAAAAAATCATGGAAGCTTGACAAAGTCTACGATATTACCGACCAGGTAAGAAACTCTGTATATCAGGAGGTGGACCGTGAAGTGACAATGGCGTCACGCGTTTGGGTAGGTGGCGGTGGGGAAGGCTATTTTGAAGTTGAGCTGACTTTTGAAAATATGAAGCTGGAGGATAAACATATACAGGAACCCGCAGGTTGTTTTGATGCAGTACAAACGCCGAATTCATTCTGTCGGTTTGACCGGTTTGTGAACATGGATGTCGGTACAAAGCGGCTCCCGGAAACTGTGCTTAAAATGGCCACACCGCTTTATAAAGGCGATACCGGGTTCTTAACCTGGAAAACAAACCTTGAAGGTTACTTCTGTGATCCCCTGGCGAAGGAAAAGCTGTGCTCATATGATGCGAAGGGAAACATCATGAAAGACGCCGCAGGAAAAGACCTCTGCTACAACTACGACGACATTAAAAATATGCCTGACGCTTGCGGCACATATAAAAATGATGCTGCGTGTGTGCTCGATACACAGACTTGTGCAGAAGGTTGGTTCGATGAAGGCACAAATACATGCTACATGTATGAGCAGAAATATACGTGTGACAGAGGTAAGGACGTCGTCAGAGAGGTAGAGTCACAGACTAACGCCTGTGTAGGTATGATCCCATGTTCTGGTGGAACATGCGAAACCGGCCCAAAAGAGGAAAACAATGATTTTGGGAAAGTGGCCGCGTACTCAAACATGGTTCAGTACATGCAGGGTGAGGCAAAATGCGAAGATCCCAACGACCCTAATTCCTGCTCCGTCTTTGAGGGGAAAGCAGAATGGTGCGGCAGGTCCGTTGGTTTTGTGAACGGGCTGGCCAAAACAGATTGCTGCGAACAGCCACAGGGTACCGCTGGCTCACTAGAGGCGATTATGCTGGCTGGGTCGATGATCCGAAACACGAACTGGACACGAGTGAATGCTCAGCTGGTAAGCTGGACCGGTGGGGAGAGTGGAACCTGGGCTTCAATGGCTAACTCGGTTGGTGAATGGACAGCATCGGCAGGTAAAACTG
This genomic interval from Klebsiella sp. RHBSTW-00484 contains the following:
- the trhU gene encoding IncHI-type conjugal transfer protein TrhU; translation: MKKLKKLLLEILVAVMLSFSLPAMTMAADTGVPGAMCQSAGVWQGLIKNICWSCIFPMRIMGIGAAPEGAAPSRPGCYCTDQNGIPEIGWQLSFFQPVKIVEVVKSPWCSPFLEGTMLQKSQFDIGKSNTNQPMTATEAGFYDVHLWEFPIMTMLKLLIIGECTAEPYIDASLTYISEVDPMWESDLLTLVLNPEAVVFANPIASMVCAADCVAVTAGKDNLAAYFCAGCDGNLYPLTGHVYANDDAVRTSSLITQRLLTKLHRQGMLMRTMGADAMCEKTWEYFTPRSQYRLSMLYPTPEAKGPDCCHRLGDSVHDWSTLKGGRKKIGIDNYVYMLWRYNDCCVRFNPGA
- the trhN gene encoding IncHI-type conjugal transfer protein TrhN: MKTRKLIASTIIASMLANTMSWAFYVSLINMVMTPKIYAADAIFDQLENNFDLANPNANRNATTSAQDIVEKYKNADSGENLSGKISDKYVGKADSINLDVGKYGALNSNESVMSNAASDGKSIGKTVQLPSMTGGTINSNYTKEGAKLLSRDSSGNIGISNNTNTTAGTKTSTGELFSSEQKHSDIQFNSGGRYGDEDGFINDIKNRKSQLFEAQSYDGVAYRTLVNANKDNPASNIKPNDPMFNAGRNEIGNAVAGTGNWLQSCNTETKKQTITTHYPDYKEFYCNSPKKDNFNSCTITRDFSVPVYISGGNGDMSMCGDNCVRVWFGRRDDNYWNDGVYDNSLTLKFHPDAKLATAKIINAEWDDHMRVTLDGTQIFAHIDGEYRSSNYPSPQGPWELKKSWKLDKVYDITDQVRNSVYQEVDREVTMASRVWVGGGGEGYFEVELTFENMKLEDKHIQEPAGCFDAVQTPNSFCRFDRFVNMDVGTKRLPETVLKMATPLYKGDTGFLTWKTNLEGYFCDPLAKEKLCSYDAKGNIMKDAAGKDLCYNYDDIKNMPDACGTYKNDAACVLDTQTCAEGWFDEGTNTCYMYEQKYTCDRGKDVVREVESQTNACVGMIPCSGGTCETGPKEENNDFGKVAAYSNMVQYMQGEAKCEDPNDPNSCSVFEGKAEWCGRSVGFVNGLAKTDCCEQPQGTAGSLEAIMLAGSMIRNTNWTRVNAQLVSWTGGESGTWASMANSVGEWTASAGKTVGQMWNNVTSSLTSVYENVAGNLGRTVGSSTAGGSGQLAKETMSSFGLGTLKKMAMEKAYDLLPDTVRDFVFKNVATTGGEVVFSAAIQNFMLALNVIGWIYTAYQITKMLLEMLVACDQKEMEASIHKNQKSCFTLDTERCVKYLNMGFTKKCVKKATDMCCYNSMLSRVIMQQAYPQLGIDPVASSCVGLSISQIQRLDFDKIDLTEWINDAVQVGEVPDQYATFSESSITENLPFKNENYQLPSQRTKESMGGEDNMIKARQENNQAIKEENVDCSYLPRPAICEVGSTYVDPITGKELPKY